From Thermosipho africanus Ob7:
AAAAATTGATGAGGTACGAAACGGAGGTAGTCGTTAATAGTTTTTGGTATAATGAAATCGGGAAGACTTCCTCCTAAAATTTTGAATTTATTGCCTTTTATTTTATTATTTTCCTAAATCACTTCATAAAATATCGGGCTATTCATAAAGTATATTTCTAAAAATCTCGTACTAAATTAGAAGTATACTTCCTAAATTTTCGTGTTATAATTTAAATGAATATATTTTCAAAAAAGAGGGTGAAAATATGAATCTAATAAAAAGAGAGCTTCTTAAAGAGATAAAAGAACATTTAAACAAACCTGAAATTACAGTTATTACCGGTCCGCGACAAAGTGGAAAAACTACATTAATGAAAGTTATTGAAAATGAACTTATTTCATCTGGAGAAAAAACTTTGTTCTTGAATCTTGATATAGAAGAAGAAATGAAGTATTTTAAATCACAAGCAGATTTATTAAAAAAAATTGAATTAGAAATTGGAGATTCTAAAGGTTATGTATTTATCGATGAAATACAGAGAAAAGAAAATGCTGGATTATTTTTAAAGGGAATATATGATATGAATTTACCATATAAGTTCATAGTTTCAGGTTCAGGAAGTATTAATCTTAAAGAAAAAATTCAGGAATCACTTGCTGGAAGAAAAAGAATTTTTGAACTTCCAACTATAACTTTTGAAGAATTTGTAAATTACAAGACAGGTTACAAATACGAGAATAAACTAGAAAAATTTTTTAGTTTAGAAGAAACTAAAACTCTATCTTTTTTAGAAGAATACATGAATTTTGGAGGTTATCCTCGAGTTATACTTGAAACAAGTTTAAAAGAAAAAAATGAGATAATCAAAGAAATTTATCAAAGTTACATAGAAAAAGATATAGTTAGTCTTTTAAAAGTTGCCAAAATTAGTGAGTTTAATTTATTAGTTAGAATACTATCACATTTAACTGGTAAAACTCTTAATTTTTCGAATCTTTCATCAGAAACAGGAATATCTACAAAAACTTTAAAAGATTATATCTGGTATCTTCAAAAAACTTATGTAATTGATTCGATCCAACCATTTTTCACAAATAAAGCAAAGGAATTAACAAAATCACCAGTTTGTTATTTTAAAGATTTGGGTTTAAAAAATTATGCATCTGGTGAATTTGGAAATGTAAATGACTTCAGTTTTTTATTTCAGAATTTTGTTTATATAAATCTGTATTATTTATCAAAAAAATACGATTTTTCTATTCATTATTGGAGGACAAAAGACAAAGCTGAAGTTGATTTTATTTTAAGAAAAGGTATAGATTATATTCCTATAGAAGTTAAATATACAAATCTAAAAAAATTTAAAATTACAAGAGCTTTAAGAAGTTTCATTAAAAAGTATCAACCAAAAGAAGCCATAGTTGTAAATTTGCTATCTAAACATGAAAAAAAAATTGGATAAAACAAAGGTCAAAATAATACCTTTTTATGAAATAAAAAAAGTTGTATCTGATAATTTTAAAAGTATTTGAAAAACTAAATCTCGATCCTTAAAGAAAATATTGGATTCTATTTCAAATGTTATAAGTCATATAACTCATGCTATTCGTGCTTAATAATGATTTACAAAAACAAATTCAAATAAATATTACTCTGATGGTGAAATGACGTAGAAATTGTATCAAAAAATATGAGAATTTTATGGTACGTTTGATTTAATTTTTTCTACAATATCTTCAGGGGTTAATAAAATTAAGTCTTTTATACCTAGCAATTCACTTTCAAACCCAGCTTTTGAAAAGAGAATATATTTTTTCTTTCTCTCTCCAAAATCCACATAGCTGCTTCTAATTAACAATTTTTTATAATCCTCCATACCAACTTTTTGTTAGTCTATTTGCATTCACCAAAAACAACATTTTCTGAGTCATATGCAACTATGTCTATATTAAATGATTCATTTTTCTTTCCAGGAACTTTTCCCCACGTATTTCCAATTTTCTCTGGAATAAATCCTAAAACTTCTGGTGTTTCTTTCAAAAATCTTTGACAAATTGTTTCAAATTTTAATCCAAAATATTGAGGAAGATTTTTCCATATTAATTCTAGCTTTTTTTCCGGAGAAAATTCTATGGTTGAAATGTACTTTCGTATAAAATTAAAATAGAAATCAAAATAAAAATCATTTATTTTGTATTTTTTCATTCTCTTTTTTTGAGGGAAAAGTGGTTCGATAGATTTTACAATTTAATATTCTTCTTCTAATTCTTTTAAATAAAGTGGAAGTGAGGTTTTTTCAATCTTTGATAGTTCTGAAATTTCGGAAATATTTACTAAATAATCTTTTCTTCCAAAAAGTGGCATTATGTAATCGTAGAATAGTTTTTTCATAAGTCCAACGTATGAACCTAGTACAATGAGTTTTGTGTTATAGTTTCAGTATTTAATTTTGTCCCATGCTTTTTGAAGAGAAAAAAGTATGGAAGGGGAAACTTTGTTGAAATTTTGAAATTCATCGAAAATGACAAACTCAAATTTTAAAAACAGCTCTTGAAAACGAAAGACTAGTTTTTTCAAGCAAGTTATTTGGCTTTAAAACATCTACAAAATAATAGAAAACATTTTCTTCTTTTTCAAAAGCTTTTCTTACGAGTGTAGTTTTTCCAATCCTTCTTCTTCCATAAACGACTATAAAAATATTTTTTTGCCTTTGAGATTTAATTTCATCAAAAAATTTCAATTCTTTTTTTATTATAAAATTCCATTAAAATCGCCTCCCGACGCAAATATTATATTTCATATAACATTATGTTGGTCAACATTATGTTATCCAACATATTACAGACATAATAATTTTAAAGAAGATATAAAATCAAAGAATGCTTGAAATTAATCAATCAAAGTTGATATTAAAAAATCCCCCTTTCGGGGGATAATGTATCAATCAGCTTTATACAAAGATTCATATTTGTAACCAGTTACTTTTTCGATAATTTCCTTTGTATTTTCGTCTACTTCTGTTTTGCCGTTTCTAAAGTCGTTTAATTTATTCATTAGCAGTTTGTGAATCTCAGGTGTGATTTTGTATTTCAATGAAACAATAATTCCAAGGATAAGTAAAATTACTGGGAATAGGAAAAATGAAAGTCTAAGCCACAAAAGAGTTGTTTCAGATTGTGTTGTGTTTGGAACGTATCCAATGAGATCTAAGAAAACCCCCAACAAAAACAAAGTTACAGCTTGCACAATCTTCCTTATTAATGTCATCATTCCAGAGTATAACCCCGCTCGTTTTTTGGTAGTTATAAGTTCATCAATATCCACTATTGTAGGTATCATAGCCCATGGGATCATAACTCCAGCAGAAAGCCCCATTCCAACTATTGCACTATTGATTATTAGTACAACATTTGAGGTGCTTTTTGGTAGCAAAAAGAGCAAAGTCATACCCAATACCCAAATCGATAAACCAATTTGATAAGCCCTTGCCTTTCCAAATTTATTGGAAATTTTTACGTAGAGAGGAAGAGATATAATCTGGAAAATTAATATACTTCCCATACAAATTGAAAATAGATTTTCTTTTCCAAGGTAATAAGTAAGATAGTAAATAAAGAGTGCCATTAAAATATCCATTGCGGTATATGCAAATATATACATTAACATATGAAGTCTAAACATTTTGTTTTTAAATATTGTAAACAAGTTACCTGAGGATTCTTTTTTAGATGAAACCTTAACTTTTTCGAATGTTCCTAAGAAGACAAAGATCCATGGAATTGCGTATAAAATTCCGAATGTTATACCCATCTTTAGAAAACCTTCAGATTTTGTCTTTGCACTATCTATTATCAATTTTGGTAAAACACCTGAAATAAGAGCTGAAATCTGTGAAAACATTATACGCGAACCAGTTAATTTAGTTCTTATTTTAAAATCTTCCGTCATTTCAGCATTTAGAGCTGTATATGGAACCATAACCAGTGTATAAACGGTTGAAAAGAGGATATATGCAAATGAATAATATAGGAATAAACTTAATTGTGAACTTCCTGAAAATGGATACCAAAGTAAAAAAAAGCTTAAGAAGATGGGGAAGATCCCAACAAGAAAGTATACTCTTCTTCTTCCAAATTTAGACTTGGTATTATCTGAAATATACCCCATTAATGGATCTGAAATTGCATCCCAAATCTTACCTATAACTAAAACAAGACCTGCATAAGATGGTTTTAGACCTACAACATCAGTTAAAAATAACAAAAACAGAGTGCCTATTACTATAAAAGATCCTCCACCGAAAATATCTCCCATACCGTATAGAATAATGTTTTTTGTCTTAACTTTCATATACTCCCCCCTCCGATATTTTCAAAGAGCTTTGAAAATTTAGAACCTTTTCTATAAAACACAGGAGGATAACCTAATTTAGACTCAATTTCATATTCTCCCCCGCTGTATGTTTTGCCGCTCCAAAGATGGACCCATTCATCTTCGGGAAGTTTTACTTTCCTAGTTTTTTTGCCTTTTTTCAAAACAGGTGCAACTAGTAGATCTCTTCCAAAAAGGTACTCATCAAACACATAAAAATTTTTGTACTCAAAAAATACGGGATAAATTAATGGCGTGCCCGTCATTTGATATTCTTCTAAATAAAACTTGATATAACTTTTGAGCTTGCTGTGAATCTCAACCATTCTTGAAAGGTGCTTCAATATTTCATCAGATGAATCAAATTGAATGTTTGAATCAGGTCTGTTTGTTTCGTGGGTTCTCATAACCGGAGAAAATGCTGAAAGTTCAACCCACCTCATGAATAACTCAGGGGTTCTTTTTACGTTGAATAATGATGTATAACCTCCTATATCACAGTGTGTTACGCCTACACCGGAAATTGCAGAAGAAAGGAAAGCAGTTACTACAGAGGGAATTCCATCATCTTTTGACCAGTTTACTAGTTGATCACCCGCCCACATAAGAGGAATATATTTTTGAAAACCAGTAAAGCCAGATCTAACAAAGAATAATATTTCGCCTATTTTTCCAGATTCTTTTAATGCTTCATAGTTTAATTTGGACCAAAGAACTGGCCAGAAGTTGTGTATTTTTTTGGGATCACCCTGGTATAGGACGCTATCATATGGTAAATACTCTCCAAAGTCTGCCATCCAACCATCAAGACCAAATTCAATTAAATTCTTTATAATCACTTGCTTGTACCATTCATATGCTTGGGGATTTGTAAGATCAACAATTCCACCGTAAAATTCCCCAAAGTCAATTAAATAAGGCTCCCTCTTCGAGTTTTTTACTAAGAAGTTGTTTGTTAATGCTTCTTTGTAAAGAGTTCCTTCACTTACCAAATAAGGATTGATGTATCCCAAAAATCTTATTCCATTTTCTTTTAAATATTTTATCTTTTCATCAAGGTTTGGATACATTTCTTTATTCCATTTCCAGTCCCAAAATAATCTTTTTCCAAAGGATGTTACTTTCTTTCCAACCCAATCTTGACACCATACACCACTGACCTTAATACCGTATTTTTTTGCAATTTCTAACTTCTTAAATAAAGTATCAGTTCCACCTTGAATTCCAAGTATTATACCGTCTAATGCCCAATCAGGTAAAATTGGCTGTCTACCAACATAACTTGTAAATTTTTCAGTGATATCTTTATAACTTTCTCCATAGAAAAACTTAATCTTTGGAAAATCCCAAAATTCAATTTCGATATAATCATTATTAGTAAAATCAAAGTTCATATACGAACTGCCTTCAACAAGAAGGGAATAACCTTTGCTGCTTAGATAATAAGGTTGTGGAAAGTTTGTTGTATAGTAATTTCCTCCTGCTTTTCCTGAGATATCAGCAAGCCATGTTACATAGTATTTTTTATTTCTTCCAACACCCGGTTCTGAGACCCAGATAGGGAATTTTTTCCCTTTTAGATTAACATAAGAAAATTGCTCGCCAAGTCCAAATATCTTTTCATCTTTCGTTGAATTTATCTTTATCCACAACCTGTTTAAATCTTTCTTTAGAGGTATAAACTCTAGAGTATCAAAATTTTTTACAACCTTTAATAGATCTTCAGAATCATTTCCAAATACGTACTCATTATTTTGTATTTTTAATTTATTTAAAGGGATTTTTTTTACTTTCTTTTCTTTAATTGAAAAATTACCACGGTACATATTTACATATTCATTTGCTCTTCCAACGAAAAAGCAAGGATTATTTATAGAATGCTCTATTAATTTTAGATTTTCTATGCTAAATTCAAAATTAGGCATTTTGGTCACCCCTATTTATCCAAGAAACTGCCAGTTCATTATCTTTGCAAATATTTTATATGTTCTATAATAATCACCGTAAACCATTGCAACATGGTGTGCAATGCCATTTGTAATTAATCTATCTAATACATCTTTAACAGGCTTTTCAAACTTTACTTTTGCATATGTTCCCTTTAAGAGTTTTTCCATCTCAAAGGCCTTTCCTTTTTCGGCAAACACTCTTGTTTTTCCGCGGGCAGAATCTATCCTGAGAATAGTAATTTCACCTTCTTTTAAAACAAAGTCCGCTGTAACACCTTTTCCGCCTGCAAAGTAAGTGTCTAAACTTCTATTTGATTTCCCATCCCAGAGGTTTGCAGGGGCAACTCCACAATGCCATAACAGGGTTTCATCTTTTTCTAGATCGACCTGCGAAAGATCTGCAAGAAATGGAGTTTTATTAGATGCAGCTTTTGCTGCAATCATAGAAAGTGTTCCTTCTAAATCACCTTCGCAGCCTGTTATATATCCCTTTGCTTGTAAATATGACATGGCTGCACAAGGTGATATTCCATAGTCCCCTGCAAATTCTGGCCAGCATCTAATAGCGACACCTGCTAATTTTTTTTCATCCAAGAATTTTTTTAGGGCATAAGTTAATTTTGATACTTTTTTTAGCTGTTCTTTTGAAATGCTTGAAACTTCGTATACCTTAGAAATTTCTTCTTCATATACTTTTTCATCTGCATTTTTTGCCAAATCGTATAATTCATTTAACTGATAGTAGTCTACAATGGTACCAGAATTCCCAAAAAGATTTAATTCATCAACACTTAAATTGAAAAATCCATGTGCCCTATTGCCAAGGATTCCAATTTTTGAATCCGATATAGCCTTTTTCATATTAATCGCTTTTAGCCAATCTTCATCTACTCTTTCACCTATTACATAGTGAAAGTTGTCTACACCAGATTTATATAGGTTAGAAGCATTTAGGTTCAAACCGCATACCGAATTTAATCTGATTTTGCCTCCATCATATGGAAGCTCATTAAATGCCCATAGAAGAATTGGAACCTTGTATTTCTTTTGCAAGGATATTGCAAGATGACCTAGA
This genomic window contains:
- a CDS encoding MFS transporter — encoded protein: MKVKTKNIILYGMGDIFGGGSFIVIGTLFLLFLTDVVGLKPSYAGLVLVIGKIWDAISDPLMGYISDNTKSKFGRRRVYFLVGIFPIFLSFFLLWYPFSGSSQLSLFLYYSFAYILFSTVYTLVMVPYTALNAEMTEDFKIRTKLTGSRIMFSQISALISGVLPKLIIDSAKTKSEGFLKMGITFGILYAIPWIFVFLGTFEKVKVSSKKESSGNLFTIFKNKMFRLHMLMYIFAYTAMDILMALFIYYLTYYLGKENLFSICMGSILIFQIISLPLYVKISNKFGKARAYQIGLSIWVLGMTLLFLLPKSTSNVVLIINSAIVGMGLSAGVMIPWAMIPTIVDIDELITTKKRAGLYSGMMTLIRKIVQAVTLFLLGVFLDLIGYVPNTTQSETTLLWLRLSFFLFPVILLILGIIVSLKYKITPEIHKLLMNKLNDFRNGKTEVDENTKEIIEKVTGYKYESLYKAD
- a CDS encoding DUF234 domain-containing protein, producing MKKYKINDFYFDFYFNFIRKYISTIEFSPEKKLELIWKNLPQYFGLKFETICQRFLKETPEVLGFIPEKIGNTWGKVPGKKNESFNIDIVAYDSENVVFGECK
- a CDS encoding ATP-binding protein, with translation MNLIKRELLKEIKEHLNKPEITVITGPRQSGKTTLMKVIENELISSGEKTLFLNLDIEEEMKYFKSQADLLKKIELEIGDSKGYVFIDEIQRKENAGLFLKGIYDMNLPYKFIVSGSGSINLKEKIQESLAGRKRIFELPTITFEEFVNYKTGYKYENKLEKFFSLEETKTLSFLEEYMNFGGYPRVILETSLKEKNEIIKEIYQSYIEKDIVSLLKVAKISEFNLLVRILSHLTGKTLNFSNLSSETGISTKTLKDYIWYLQKTYVIDSIQPFFTNKAKELTKSPVCYFKDLGLKNYASGEFGNVNDFSFLFQNFVYINLYYLSKKYDFSIHYWRTKDKAEVDFILRKGIDYIPIEVKYTNLKKFKITRALRSFIKKYQPKEAIVVNLLSKHEKKIG
- a CDS encoding L-fucose/L-arabinose isomerase family protein, with protein sequence MKSKIGVVCLARKTFDFKAAEEIFKSKVEELKKIDYVDFKIYDELVIDVEDLERVYENIKEIDGLIIISGTFHLGHLAISLQKKYKVPILLWAFNELPYDGGKIRLNSVCGLNLNASNLYKSGVDNFHYVIGERVDEDWLKAINMKKAISDSKIGILGNRAHGFFNLSVDELNLFGNSGTIVDYYQLNELYDLAKNADEKVYEEEISKVYEVSSISKEQLKKVSKLTYALKKFLDEKKLAGVAIRCWPEFAGDYGISPCAAMSYLQAKGYITGCEGDLEGTLSMIAAKAASNKTPFLADLSQVDLEKDETLLWHCGVAPANLWDGKSNRSLDTYFAGGKGVTADFVLKEGEITILRIDSARGKTRVFAEKGKAFEMEKLLKGTYAKVKFEKPVKDVLDRLITNGIAHHVAMVYGDYYRTYKIFAKIMNWQFLG
- a CDS encoding alpha-glucosidase, giving the protein MPNFEFSIENLKLIEHSINNPCFFVGRANEYVNMYRGNFSIKEKKVKKIPLNKLKIQNNEYVFGNDSEDLLKVVKNFDTLEFIPLKKDLNRLWIKINSTKDEKIFGLGEQFSYVNLKGKKFPIWVSEPGVGRNKKYYVTWLADISGKAGGNYYTTNFPQPYYLSSKGYSLLVEGSSYMNFDFTNNDYIEIEFWDFPKIKFFYGESYKDITEKFTSYVGRQPILPDWALDGIILGIQGGTDTLFKKLEIAKKYGIKVSGVWCQDWVGKKVTSFGKRLFWDWKWNKEMYPNLDEKIKYLKENGIRFLGYINPYLVSEGTLYKEALTNNFLVKNSKREPYLIDFGEFYGGIVDLTNPQAYEWYKQVIIKNLIEFGLDGWMADFGEYLPYDSVLYQGDPKKIHNFWPVLWSKLNYEALKESGKIGEILFFVRSGFTGFQKYIPLMWAGDQLVNWSKDDGIPSVVTAFLSSAISGVGVTHCDIGGYTSLFNVKRTPELFMRWVELSAFSPVMRTHETNRPDSNIQFDSSDEILKHLSRMVEIHSKLKSYIKFYLEEYQMTGTPLIYPVFFEYKNFYVFDEYLFGRDLLVAPVLKKGKKTRKVKLPEDEWVHLWSGKTYSGGEYEIESKLGYPPVFYRKGSKFSKLFENIGGGSI
- a CDS encoding ATP-binding protein translates to MKFFDEIKSQRQKNIFIVVYGRRRIGKTTLVRKAFEKEENVFYYFVDVLKPNNLLEKTSLSFSRAVFKI